Proteins encoded together in one Chitinophaga sp. LS1 window:
- a CDS encoding DUF4132 domain-containing protein yields the protein MNAKEFLDTRILPDFEKNLTTTLQSVYKGEATHELLTKRNAEVALLLLGQLEGYTVRYNDFTTEIQYGSPRYEGMVKLLPDNEWDDPEMYNLLRYIFGDEKAVYVRIAWKKFPRLTYQKGYYRRSFRSPGKRELYLPNQLDFLVNTIFQVYQKEYGHSYSFIVYDTTLQEQIIWDHQRSMGYLYYIWAAALDDGNEEIFQLLENIIFNKEETGKVSHNIIKALLMSEREDCWVLVEKLLIAAQRQEGLRQSIVESIDTSTIGAFRHMIKVIAENKLTRFAAVIRAIDVWAGVSWEAEKESAINAFLSKACTYMFETSQIPEGVKSKNNADVYMALWAQGVYDVEQTLPYLQELMQAKSEEKRVVAVKFAHEAGHFQLDLPVIMAGIEDESLAVNAIAVDMLNKRLYYNPPHYDTYYPGLFDKLHRILQRSEVKEKNFNGIAFSWLNLTYSRSNVLSAMLTLVLEYQERLDIVLSYFDEMALDVKEKLARVMLPGYAVYHFDNTKPVKAITQFQRNFAMRIIKEKGDFLQKTAFNVLDTLQLDEEENAVLIDMLKRKSSGMRSRAIGILLNQTDALLLNGVTALLQGDVEQRLAGLDIASQCKQQDRLTAEIKPLLDAFKERKNISPKEEILLNQLTTEIATIVYNEENGYGLYDPALIQAVVRPVVDENDYYGKCLAEGPYGVSKPTSYIQGEIKKLIDLFLANQDHEYDVETYDEANYKLLLGNAFRSKHYRAPEGQTPEEQYASYPLPEIWKQWFEQSGLQPRDLYILDGVAANQYNYAYLNVDPLAASFIPKMDLFLPDDVTKEVRTGKLHLITGVIGALRLIFPFKEKTEFLIGATTRVFAGIPDERLTSGNYNYGWQADQNLNWFLLKINVPEIPDHLLPAVWQLYHWRQFSGLKENIMVAMPPLDLFCSAFSKGVISESEMYRGILSRNHIRELSTKRRYRGQRDYFADYPFLQPMYNRVREHLLDIELKRGDSATPVSAFVTEIERLEGIHRFAQILAGLGKDSLHKGYIYAADHKNKQQLFSSLLKKCYPSATDTQEKFNEAMKAISAKEERLIEAAVYAPQWQRLVSGCLNWKGLDTAIWWLHVHTKSDAYSAKNADFESAVALYTSIELQDFKDGAVDKDWFQQAYKEIGKDRWQKVYNAAKYISDGNGHRRARLYADVITGDLKIKEVTQKVKEKRDQDYLRMYGLIPLSKANAQKDILGRYEYIQQFKKESKQFGAQKQTSEGIAIRIAMENLARNAGYADPMRLSWAMETKQVQNILSKETQVQYDDVLIGLIIEEDGEADVVAFRGDKKLAAIPAKYKKDKKVLELQEFKKTLKEQFRRSRKSLEEAMVRGDGFEAPELANLFSHPVIAKHLEKLVFVTDKGHGFWKDNRLVSAKGEQFPIKPDALVRIAHCTDLYASGSWGDYQHYCFEQRLQQPFKQIFRELYTPLAEELEEKSISRRYAGHQVQPAKTVALLKSRGWKVDHEEGLQKAFHKEGFVVKMYAQANWFSPAEVESPVLEQVIFHDLKTYKNVAFKDIDPRIFSEVMRDIDLVVSVAHVGGVDPEASHSTIEMRAVLLAETARLFKLDNVQVIGNHAKIKGQYGEYSVHLGSAIVHMMPGRYLSILPVHSQQRGRLFLPFADDDPKSAEVMSKVLLLARDKEIQDPTIIQQLTF from the coding sequence ATGAATGCAAAAGAATTCCTCGACACGAGGATACTTCCAGACTTTGAGAAAAACCTCACTACCACTTTACAGTCTGTATACAAGGGCGAAGCCACGCATGAACTGCTTACGAAACGTAATGCTGAAGTAGCACTGCTACTATTGGGACAATTAGAGGGCTACACTGTTAGATACAATGATTTTACTACTGAGATCCAATACGGAAGCCCGCGTTATGAGGGCATGGTGAAATTGCTGCCTGATAATGAATGGGATGATCCTGAAATGTATAACCTGCTTCGTTATATCTTTGGCGATGAGAAAGCGGTGTATGTGCGTATTGCATGGAAGAAATTCCCACGACTCACCTATCAGAAAGGCTATTATCGCCGCTCTTTCCGCTCTCCGGGCAAAAGAGAATTGTACCTGCCCAATCAGCTGGATTTCCTGGTGAATACCATCTTCCAGGTATATCAAAAGGAATACGGCCATTCTTATTCCTTCATTGTGTACGATACGACTTTACAGGAACAGATTATCTGGGACCATCAGCGATCTATGGGATACCTGTATTATATATGGGCGGCAGCACTGGATGATGGGAATGAAGAAATTTTCCAGTTATTAGAAAATATTATTTTCAATAAAGAAGAAACCGGAAAGGTCTCCCACAATATCATCAAAGCATTGTTGATGAGTGAACGGGAAGATTGCTGGGTGCTGGTAGAGAAATTATTGATTGCTGCACAGCGACAGGAAGGTCTGCGACAAAGCATTGTTGAATCGATTGATACCAGTACAATCGGGGCTTTCAGACATATGATCAAAGTCATTGCTGAGAATAAGCTCACCCGGTTTGCTGCTGTGATCAGGGCGATTGATGTATGGGCAGGGGTGAGCTGGGAAGCGGAAAAGGAATCGGCGATCAATGCTTTTCTCAGCAAAGCATGTACCTATATGTTTGAAACTTCCCAGATTCCGGAAGGTGTTAAAAGCAAGAATAATGCAGATGTATATATGGCCCTCTGGGCACAGGGTGTGTATGATGTAGAACAGACATTGCCTTATTTGCAGGAGTTGATGCAGGCGAAGTCGGAAGAGAAGCGGGTGGTAGCTGTGAAGTTTGCACACGAAGCAGGTCACTTTCAACTGGATCTGCCCGTGATCATGGCGGGCATTGAAGATGAAAGTCTGGCAGTCAATGCAATCGCTGTGGATATGTTGAACAAACGTTTGTACTACAATCCTCCCCACTATGATACCTACTACCCGGGATTGTTTGATAAACTGCACCGGATCCTGCAACGCTCTGAAGTAAAGGAAAAGAACTTCAACGGTATTGCATTTTCCTGGCTGAATCTCACTTATAGCAGGAGTAATGTTCTCTCTGCTATGCTCACACTGGTATTAGAATACCAGGAGCGACTGGATATTGTACTCTCCTACTTTGATGAAATGGCCCTGGATGTAAAAGAGAAACTCGCCAGGGTAATGCTGCCTGGATATGCCGTGTACCATTTTGATAATACTAAGCCAGTAAAGGCTATTACACAGTTTCAGCGCAACTTTGCCATGCGCATCATTAAAGAGAAAGGCGACTTCCTGCAAAAGACAGCTTTCAATGTACTGGATACATTACAATTGGATGAAGAGGAGAATGCCGTATTGATTGATATGCTGAAACGCAAGAGCAGCGGTATGAGAAGCAGGGCGATCGGGATCCTGTTAAATCAAACGGATGCTTTGTTGCTGAATGGGGTGACTGCCTTGCTGCAAGGTGATGTTGAACAGCGCCTTGCAGGTCTGGACATTGCCAGTCAGTGTAAACAGCAGGATCGTTTGACAGCTGAGATCAAACCTTTGCTGGATGCATTTAAAGAAAGGAAGAATATTTCTCCGAAGGAGGAAATCTTACTCAATCAGCTCACCACTGAAATTGCGACCATCGTTTATAATGAGGAGAATGGATATGGTTTGTATGATCCTGCACTGATACAGGCAGTTGTGAGACCTGTGGTGGATGAGAACGATTATTATGGCAAATGCCTTGCTGAAGGACCATATGGCGTATCTAAACCTACATCATACATTCAGGGTGAAATCAAAAAACTAATTGACCTGTTCCTCGCGAATCAGGATCATGAGTACGACGTGGAGACGTATGACGAAGCGAATTATAAACTGCTGCTGGGGAATGCCTTTCGTAGCAAGCATTACAGAGCGCCTGAAGGACAGACACCGGAAGAACAATACGCCAGCTATCCATTACCTGAAATATGGAAACAATGGTTTGAACAATCCGGGTTACAACCAAGAGATCTGTATATACTGGATGGTGTTGCAGCTAACCAATACAATTATGCATACCTGAATGTAGATCCGTTGGCAGCCTCATTTATTCCTAAAATGGATCTCTTCCTGCCGGATGATGTTACGAAGGAAGTGCGCACTGGTAAGCTGCACCTGATTACAGGTGTCATCGGTGCGCTGCGATTGATTTTTCCATTTAAGGAAAAAACAGAATTCCTGATTGGGGCCACTACCCGAGTGTTTGCAGGTATTCCTGATGAGCGACTTACTTCAGGAAATTATAATTATGGCTGGCAGGCAGATCAGAATCTGAACTGGTTCTTATTAAAGATCAATGTGCCTGAGATCCCGGATCACCTGCTGCCTGCTGTCTGGCAACTCTATCACTGGCGGCAGTTTAGTGGACTGAAGGAGAATATCATGGTCGCTATGCCGCCATTGGATCTATTCTGTAGTGCATTTAGCAAAGGTGTAATTTCTGAAAGCGAAATGTACAGAGGAATCTTGTCCCGTAATCATATCCGTGAGTTATCCACAAAGCGCAGGTATAGGGGACAGCGTGATTATTTCGCTGACTATCCTTTCCTGCAACCTATGTATAACCGTGTGAGAGAACACCTGCTGGATATTGAATTGAAACGTGGTGACTCTGCTACGCCTGTATCTGCCTTTGTTACTGAAATAGAAAGACTGGAAGGTATACATCGTTTTGCTCAGATACTGGCTGGCTTGGGCAAAGACTCCCTGCATAAAGGATACATTTATGCTGCTGATCATAAAAATAAACAACAGCTATTCAGTTCGCTACTTAAAAAATGTTATCCATCTGCCACTGATACGCAGGAGAAATTTAATGAGGCTATGAAAGCTATCAGTGCAAAAGAAGAACGATTGATAGAAGCAGCGGTGTATGCGCCGCAATGGCAACGGCTGGTAAGTGGTTGTCTGAACTGGAAAGGATTGGATACCGCTATCTGGTGGTTGCATGTGCATACTAAGTCTGATGCCTATTCAGCGAAGAATGCGGATTTTGAAAGTGCAGTTGCATTGTATACCTCTATCGAATTGCAGGACTTCAAAGATGGTGCGGTGGATAAAGATTGGTTCCAGCAAGCGTACAAGGAAATAGGTAAAGACCGTTGGCAAAAAGTATATAATGCTGCAAAATACATCAGTGATGGGAATGGTCATCGCCGGGCGCGTTTGTACGCCGATGTGATCACCGGTGATCTCAAGATCAAAGAGGTGACGCAAAAGGTGAAAGAGAAAAGAGACCAGGATTACCTGCGTATGTATGGATTGATTCCGTTGAGCAAGGCGAATGCACAAAAGGATATACTTGGCAGATATGAATACATCCAGCAATTCAAAAAGGAAAGCAAACAGTTCGGTGCGCAGAAGCAAACCAGCGAAGGCATTGCGATCCGTATTGCGATGGAGAACCTGGCAAGGAATGCCGGATATGCTGATCCGATGCGCTTAAGCTGGGCCATGGAAACCAAACAGGTGCAGAATATCCTTTCTAAAGAAACACAGGTGCAGTATGATGATGTATTGATAGGACTGATCATTGAAGAGGATGGTGAAGCAGATGTAGTCGCTTTTAGGGGGGATAAAAAACTGGCTGCTATACCGGCGAAATACAAGAAGGATAAGAAAGTACTGGAACTACAGGAGTTTAAGAAAACACTGAAAGAGCAATTCCGTCGTTCCCGCAAATCACTGGAAGAAGCTATGGTAAGAGGTGATGGTTTTGAAGCGCCAGAGCTGGCTAATTTGTTTAGTCATCCAGTAATAGCAAAGCATTTGGAAAAGCTGGTATTTGTGACGGATAAAGGCCATGGTTTCTGGAAAGATAATAGGTTGGTATCAGCAAAAGGCGAGCAGTTTCCAATAAAGCCGGATGCATTGGTTCGCATAGCGCACTGTACAGATCTCTATGCCAGTGGTAGCTGGGGCGATTACCAGCATTATTGTTTTGAACAGCGCTTACAACAACCTTTCAAACAGATCTTCCGTGAGCTATATACCCCATTGGCAGAAGAGCTGGAAGAGAAATCCATCTCCCGCCGTTATGCCGGACACCAGGTACAGCCAGCGAAGACGGTGGCATTGCTGAAGTCAAGAGGCTGGAAAGTAGATCATGAAGAAGGTTTGCAGAAGGCATTTCATAAAGAAGGCTTTGTGGTGAAGATGTATGCACAGGCGAACTGGTTCTCTCCTGCGGAAGTAGAATCGCCGGTGTTGGAGCAGGTGATCTTCCATGATCTGAAGACTTACAAGAACGTAGCTTTCAAAGACATCGATCCCCGCATTTTCAGTGAGGTCATGCGTGATATAGACCTGGTCGTGAGTGTGGCACATGTAGGTGGTGTAGATCCGGAGGCGAGTCACTCCACTATCGAAATGAGGGCGGTATTGCTGGCAGAAACGGCACGGTTGTTTAAACTGGACAATGTGCAGGTAATCGGTAATCACGCCAAAATTAAGGGGCAATACGGCGAATACAGCGTACACCTGGGCAGTGCCATTGTGCACATGATGCCGGGAAGGTACCTGTCTATTCTGCCGGTGCATTCTCAGCAAAGAGGGAGGTTGTTCCTGCCATTTGCCGACGACGATCCGAAGTCGGCCGAAGTGATGTCCAAGGTATTGTTGCTCGCAAGGGACAAAGAGATCCAGGATCCGACCATTATTCAGCAGTTAACGTTTTGA
- a CDS encoding helix-turn-helix domain-containing protein — protein MEKFKLGKKIFECPVGFASNAINGKWKLQILNLLSQGECMRYGDLKRGILDVSEKMLIQHLRELEQDGLIVRKVYPEVPPRVEYGLTEVGRKIIPVIVELKRWGQLFRIE, from the coding sequence ATGGAGAAATTTAAATTAGGTAAAAAGATTTTTGAGTGTCCGGTGGGTTTCGCGTCGAATGCGATCAATGGGAAGTGGAAGTTGCAGATATTGAATTTGCTTTCTCAGGGGGAGTGTATGAGGTATGGGGATTTGAAGAGGGGGATATTGGATGTGTCAGAGAAGATGTTGATACAGCATTTGAGGGAGTTGGAGCAGGATGGGTTGATAGTAAGGAAGGTGTATCCGGAGGTGCCGCCAAGGGTGGAGTATGGGTTGACGGAAGTGGGTAGGAAGATCATTCCGGTAATAGTAGAATTGAAAAGATGGGGGCAGTTATTTAGGATTGAGTAG
- a CDS encoding response regulator transcription factor — translation MKYKVLYAEDELTLAQIISDGLGQSGYEVVLATDGSQALELFRSAPPDICVLDVMMPVKDGYTLAEDIRKLDAGVPIIFLSAKSLPEDVIKGFKSGGNDYLRKPFNMGELLIRMESLLSRFGGRQQVESVYVFGSCKLDPVTQELETSVSRYTLSYKEAALLELLLQHKNTLVPRQVPLLKIWGDDTYYNARSMDVFMSHLRKMLKGEPGVQLMSIRGAGYKLIV, via the coding sequence ATGAAGTATAAAGTATTGTATGCAGAAGATGAGCTGACGTTGGCGCAAATCATTAGTGATGGTTTGGGGCAGAGTGGGTATGAGGTGGTGTTGGCGACGGATGGGAGTCAGGCGTTGGAATTATTCAGGAGTGCGCCGCCGGATATATGTGTGTTGGATGTGATGATGCCGGTGAAGGATGGGTATACATTGGCGGAGGATATCAGGAAGTTGGATGCGGGAGTGCCGATTATATTTTTGAGTGCGAAGTCATTGCCGGAGGATGTGATTAAGGGGTTTAAGAGTGGGGGGAATGATTATTTGCGGAAGCCGTTTAATATGGGGGAGTTGTTGATCCGGATGGAGTCATTGTTGAGTAGATTCGGCGGGCGGCAGCAGGTTGAGTCTGTGTATGTGTTTGGTAGTTGTAAGTTGGATCCGGTAACGCAGGAGTTGGAGACATCTGTGTCGAGGTATACGTTGTCTTATAAGGAGGCGGCGTTGTTGGAGTTGTTGTTGCAGCATAAGAATACGTTGGTGCCAAGGCAGGTGCCTTTGTTGAAGATATGGGGGGATGATACGTATTATAATGCGAGGAGTATGGATGTGTTTATGAGTCATTTGAGGAAGATGCTGAAGGGGGAGCCGGGGGTGCAGTTGATGAGTATTAGAGGGGCGGGGTATAAGTTGATTGTTTAA
- a CDS encoding HAMP domain-containing sensor histidine kinase, whose product MKWFSKKYAYPLVIVAMIVSVILQVAWLSQLYSSQEVQVKRELDQVVNNVVRSSNFLSLLPGNEGNDNFLSFFQSPEWLQFKEAYSRMRGHKVMSRFDSDLTGDSSIVDISIRIPNKNYERKKHKVQRIFEHGETEEEQLALDSVEYNRLDSLVDQELLKNHLRVKYFVVKYDWETGAILNHHTAAEIRKADYHSEPCSYNIRLYNNFQLVVPSLRGIVFYQMRYYLLSSFLMLLLTGAAFYFVFRLLKHQHIYAQARIAFTSNMTHELKTPVAVMEAALDAITRYQLTADPEKLLQYINISKTELHRLNMMIEKVLNLDEVDSGETRLRSELYDVQQGLEQVVTSMQLQNKLAGIHYHPSEEPCFLDGDPVHLTNVFYNLIDNALKYGGKDVRVDVSCTCTEEHIVISVKDNGPGISKIYHARIFERFFRVQDNVDVHNVKGSGLGLNYVKQIVERHGGKIRVVSELGKGSEFIIELPVYNEV is encoded by the coding sequence ATGAAATGGTTTTCTAAAAAATATGCATATCCTTTGGTAATAGTGGCGATGATCGTCAGTGTCATTTTGCAGGTGGCGTGGTTAAGTCAGTTATACAGTTCGCAGGAGGTACAGGTGAAACGTGAGCTGGATCAGGTGGTGAATAATGTGGTGAGGAGTAGTAATTTCCTGAGCTTATTGCCGGGGAATGAGGGGAATGACAACTTTCTGAGCTTTTTTCAGTCGCCGGAGTGGTTGCAGTTTAAGGAGGCGTATAGCAGGATGAGGGGGCATAAGGTGATGAGCCGGTTTGATTCGGATTTGACGGGGGATAGTTCAATAGTAGATATCAGTATCAGGATACCGAATAAGAATTATGAGCGGAAGAAGCATAAGGTACAGCGCATTTTTGAACATGGAGAAACGGAGGAAGAGCAGTTGGCTTTAGATTCGGTAGAGTATAACCGGTTGGATAGTTTGGTGGATCAGGAGTTGTTGAAGAATCATCTTAGGGTGAAGTACTTTGTGGTAAAGTATGATTGGGAGACTGGGGCGATTTTAAATCATCATACGGCTGCGGAGATTCGGAAGGCGGATTATCATAGTGAGCCGTGTAGTTATAATATCCGGTTGTATAACAACTTTCAGTTGGTGGTGCCTTCATTGAGGGGGATTGTGTTTTACCAGATGCGGTATTATTTATTGTCTTCGTTTTTGATGTTGTTATTGACGGGGGCTGCGTTTTATTTTGTGTTTAGATTGTTGAAGCATCAGCATATATATGCGCAGGCGAGGATTGCATTTACGAGCAATATGACGCATGAGTTGAAAACGCCGGTGGCGGTGATGGAGGCTGCGTTGGATGCAATTACGAGGTATCAGTTGACGGCGGATCCGGAGAAGTTGTTGCAATATATCAATATTAGTAAGACGGAGTTGCACCGGCTCAATATGATGATAGAAAAGGTGCTGAATTTAGATGAGGTGGATAGTGGGGAGACGCGTTTACGGTCGGAGTTGTATGATGTGCAGCAGGGGTTGGAGCAGGTGGTGACATCGATGCAGTTGCAGAATAAGTTAGCAGGTATACATTATCATCCTTCTGAGGAGCCTTGTTTTTTGGATGGGGATCCGGTGCATTTGACGAATGTGTTTTATAATCTGATAGATAATGCGCTGAAGTATGGGGGAAAGGATGTGCGGGTGGATGTGAGTTGTACGTGTACAGAGGAGCACATTGTAATCAGTGTGAAGGATAATGGGCCGGGGATATCTAAGATTTATCATGCGAGGATATTTGAGCGGTTTTTTAGGGTGCAGGATAATGTGGATGTGCATAATGTGAAAGGATCCGGGTTGGGTTTGAATTATGTAAAGCAGATAGTAGAGAGGCATGGAGGGAAGATACGTGTGGTGAGTGAGTTGGGGAAGGGGAGTGAATTTATCATAGAATTACCTGTTTATAATGAAGTATAA
- a CDS encoding alpha/beta hydrolase → MRSTINVDGLQISYLSGGTENKKVVLLLHGWPQTSYSWRFVIPSLVNEGYHVIAPDLPGIGDSDIPTSFDKKHIAGIIHKTIQQLGFNDIYLVGHDWGASVAYSYAAQFPQETKLLALLDVPPVGEYLEKLPLLPRNNKALWWFAFHQEQYLPELLIAGKEKEYLTYFYLNSSFNKSVFDESTINEYCRTYSQKEKLSASLNYYRTVLQDIDDNKTILPMPVLTIGGEQGLGHLAYNITKTLAPDITNAIIPNCGHYIQEEQPAALANELLQFFKQSTYTPPL, encoded by the coding sequence ATGCGCAGCACAATCAATGTAGACGGCCTACAGATCAGCTACCTCAGCGGAGGAACAGAGAATAAAAAAGTCGTATTACTATTACACGGATGGCCACAAACAAGTTACTCCTGGAGATTTGTAATCCCCTCTCTCGTCAATGAAGGATATCATGTCATCGCCCCCGACCTCCCAGGAATCGGAGATTCTGATATACCCACATCATTTGATAAAAAACATATCGCAGGTATCATTCACAAAACTATACAACAACTTGGATTCAATGACATCTACCTCGTAGGCCACGACTGGGGCGCATCTGTAGCCTATAGCTACGCAGCACAATTTCCGCAGGAAACAAAATTACTCGCTCTGCTCGATGTACCACCCGTAGGTGAATACCTGGAAAAACTGCCGCTATTACCCAGAAATAACAAAGCCCTGTGGTGGTTCGCCTTCCATCAGGAACAATACCTCCCCGAATTACTCATCGCCGGAAAAGAAAAAGAATACCTCACCTATTTCTACCTCAATTCCTCTTTCAACAAAAGCGTCTTCGATGAATCTACCATCAATGAATATTGCCGCACCTATTCTCAAAAAGAAAAACTAAGCGCCAGTCTCAACTACTACCGTACAGTACTCCAGGATATTGATGATAATAAAACGATACTCCCCATGCCTGTACTGACAATAGGAGGTGAGCAGGGACTCGGCCACCTCGCCTATAATATTACAAAGACATTGGCTCCTGATATCACCAACGCTATCATCCCCAATTGCGGCCACTATATCCAGGAAGAACAACCAGCTGCCCTGGCCAATGAACTCTTACAGTTCTTTAAACAATCAACTTATACCCCGCCCCTCTAA
- the msrA gene encoding peptide-methionine (S)-S-oxide reductase MsrA, whose amino-acid sequence MANQTAILAGGCFWGVEELIRELPGVINTHVGYTGGDVPNATYRNHGSHAEGIKIEFNPEVISYRQLLEFFFQIHNPTTRNRQGNDIGMSYRSAIFYLDAAQQETAEALIKELDAAKIYPNPIVTEVVPAGDFWDAEEEHQDYLQKHPNGYTCHYIRPEWALTK is encoded by the coding sequence ATGGCTAATCAAACTGCAATACTTGCTGGTGGTTGTTTTTGGGGTGTAGAAGAGCTCATCCGTGAATTACCGGGTGTGATCAATACGCATGTGGGTTATACGGGTGGTGATGTGCCAAACGCGACATATCGGAATCATGGCTCCCATGCAGAGGGCATCAAAATAGAATTCAATCCTGAGGTGATTTCTTATCGCCAGTTGCTGGAATTCTTTTTCCAGATTCATAATCCGACTACCCGGAATCGTCAGGGGAATGATATCGGTATGTCTTACCGGTCTGCTATCTTTTACCTGGATGCAGCACAGCAGGAAACGGCTGAAGCGCTGATAAAAGAACTGGATGCGGCAAAGATCTATCCTAATCCGATCGTAACAGAGGTGGTACCTGCGGGAGATTTCTGGGATGCAGAAGAGGAGCACCAGGATTATTTACAGAAACATCCGAATGGATACACCTGTCATTATATCCGTCCCGAATGGGCATTGACGAAATAA